The following proteins are co-located in the Stieleria sp. JC731 genome:
- a CDS encoding TetR/AcrR family transcriptional regulator, translated as MLAVRDLILERGYGGTSVDAICTRAEVSKGSFFHHFKSKEDAACATLDEWMNMMRDRSIKSGYMDQPTAKQKLVGYLNFFATVVESSDSPNGCFLGVLALELSDTHPQVRERAAAYFDAWNESIATLINDAFVNTNATHAKSLADLCIASLEGALLLAKARKDPSIVRDCVHHTRDYIVSLLPDE; from the coding sequence ATGCTAGCCGTTCGAGATTTGATTCTCGAACGTGGCTACGGCGGAACTTCCGTTGACGCAATTTGCACCCGAGCCGAGGTCTCCAAAGGAAGCTTCTTTCACCACTTCAAATCGAAGGAAGATGCCGCGTGCGCGACTTTGGATGAATGGATGAACATGATGCGTGACCGTTCGATCAAGTCTGGCTACATGGATCAACCAACGGCAAAGCAGAAACTCGTTGGCTACTTAAATTTTTTCGCCACAGTTGTTGAATCCAGCGATTCGCCCAACGGATGCTTCCTTGGGGTTCTGGCACTTGAACTTTCAGATACGCACCCCCAGGTGCGCGAGCGTGCTGCCGCCTACTTCGATGCCTGGAACGAGAGCATCGCGACCCTGATCAATGATGCCTTTGTCAACACAAACGCAACGCATGCAAAGTCACTAGCGGACCTCTGCATCGCGTCACTCGAAGGCGCGTTACTTCTGGCTAAAGCTCGCAAGGATCCATCCATCGTCCGCGACTGCGTCCATCACACCCGCGACTACATCGTTTCTCTTTTGCCTGATGAATAG
- a CDS encoding aldo/keto reductase — MKKRPLGKTGLELSALGFGASSIGAEFRAIDVDEALRCVNVALERGMNYIDTAAYYGRGMSEIMLGRVLPHIDRDSYVLSTKLGRYAPAHFDFSARRVAESIDISLERMRLDHLDIVFCHDIEFVDLDPIVNETIPALLKEVQKGKVRYIGVSGYPMKIFLEMIERSDLDVVLTYNHYTLQNDMALALVEPCREAGVGLINAAPFSARLLTDAPLPEWHKSTEEVRQVAAKAVKHCQDKGTSIAKLALQYSAASDDFASCVVGSANPDRVSQWCDWLDEPLDTELVDEVKEILKPIHNWVYVEGKPENNDQ, encoded by the coding sequence GTGAAGAAACGCCCATTAGGAAAGACCGGACTGGAACTATCTGCACTCGGATTCGGTGCCTCATCGATTGGCGCTGAGTTCCGCGCGATTGATGTCGATGAAGCCTTACGCTGTGTCAACGTCGCTCTCGAACGCGGCATGAACTACATCGATACGGCAGCCTACTACGGTCGCGGGATGAGCGAAATCATGTTGGGTCGTGTCTTGCCCCACATCGACCGGGATTCCTATGTACTGAGCACCAAACTGGGACGCTACGCTCCGGCGCACTTCGATTTTTCAGCACGCCGCGTCGCTGAGAGTATCGATATCTCGCTAGAACGTATGCGCCTGGATCATCTCGACATCGTCTTCTGCCATGACATCGAGTTCGTTGACCTTGATCCGATCGTCAACGAAACCATTCCTGCCTTGTTGAAAGAAGTTCAAAAAGGAAAGGTGCGATACATCGGGGTCAGCGGCTATCCCATGAAAATTTTTCTCGAGATGATCGAGCGATCCGACTTGGATGTCGTGCTTACCTACAACCACTATACGCTTCAAAACGACATGGCACTGGCGCTCGTCGAGCCGTGTCGTGAGGCCGGTGTTGGCTTGATCAATGCGGCTCCATTTTCGGCGAGATTGCTGACCGATGCTCCGCTACCTGAATGGCACAAGTCGACCGAAGAAGTTCGTCAAGTCGCAGCGAAAGCAGTCAAGCACTGTCAGGACAAAGGCACCAGTATTGCGAAACTTGCCCTCCAATACTCTGCCGCCAGCGACGACTTCGCAAGTTGCGTTGTCGGATCGGCAAATCCCGATCGCGTTTCCCAATGGTGCGATTGGCTAGACGAGCCACTGGACACCGAATTGGTTGACGAAGTCAAAGAGATTCTTAAGCCGATCCACAATTGGGTTTATGTCGAAGGCAAGCCTGAAAACAACGACCAGTAA
- a CDS encoding FG-GAP repeat domain-containing protein — MKRLSRLLLALSVAGVSSTAIVSKPVSAEDYELHRFETQQLSDTYFSEGAGAGDINGDGVVDVVYGPYWFAGPDFKQKYPIYEPVPQDKNRYADHFFAWVRDFNSDGHEDVFVVGFPGTPAYVYENPGNGLGQATHWNKHQVIDWVSNESPQLIDVVGDSKPELVCTRDGMFGFATIEWEGDFPAWTFHPISGQVTATRFGHGLGAGDINGDGRTDIIHSGGWYEQPKLEALTSRWKSHQARFSTAYGGAEMYAYDVDGDGDNDVITSEAAHDFGLSWYEQTRDGEAVTFKRHMIMGSHPSENSHGVVFSELHSVALSDIDGDGLKDIVTGKTYWSHHKQSPMWDAGAVVYWFKLDRSGDSIEWLPYQAAADPGIGRQITIADLNGDDRPDIVVGGMKGAHVLVHKTASVSESEWKLAQPKRYDGPTLPTVDSAKRLRGEKVARNGDQSNVADAIEGESLKVQVSKGSAAPQSMSGFGGDRWSGDSQLFWRGGQRGETLTISLPETQGDCSLFASLTCARDYGIVQFYVDDKPLGQPIDLYEPNVVTSGEIHLGDFQAGGKHQLKVQIVGANPDAAKAYMFGLDYLKVQAKK; from the coding sequence GTGAAGCGACTTTCTCGATTGCTGCTCGCACTATCCGTAGCCGGAGTATCCTCGACTGCGATTGTTTCCAAGCCGGTGAGCGCAGAAGACTACGAGCTGCACCGATTCGAAACTCAACAATTGAGCGATACCTACTTCTCTGAAGGTGCTGGTGCTGGGGACATCAACGGCGACGGTGTTGTGGACGTTGTTTATGGGCCGTATTGGTTTGCCGGCCCGGATTTCAAACAAAAGTACCCGATCTATGAACCTGTGCCGCAGGATAAAAATCGCTATGCAGACCACTTCTTTGCCTGGGTCCGCGATTTCAATTCGGACGGGCATGAAGATGTGTTTGTTGTCGGTTTCCCTGGAACACCGGCCTATGTCTATGAGAATCCTGGCAACGGACTGGGACAGGCGACGCACTGGAACAAACACCAAGTGATTGATTGGGTGTCCAATGAATCACCTCAACTGATTGATGTGGTCGGCGATTCAAAGCCGGAACTTGTCTGCACGCGCGATGGGATGTTTGGCTTCGCGACAATCGAATGGGAAGGTGATTTTCCGGCATGGACTTTTCACCCAATCTCTGGCCAAGTCACTGCGACGCGTTTTGGTCATGGCCTTGGCGCGGGTGATATCAACGGCGATGGGCGGACTGACATCATTCATTCTGGCGGTTGGTACGAACAGCCAAAGCTGGAAGCGTTGACATCGCGTTGGAAATCGCATCAAGCGAGGTTTAGCACGGCCTATGGTGGTGCTGAGATGTACGCGTATGACGTCGATGGGGACGGTGACAATGATGTGATTACCAGCGAGGCGGCCCATGATTTTGGACTGTCGTGGTACGAACAGACCCGCGATGGCGAAGCGGTCACGTTTAAACGTCACATGATCATGGGGTCCCACCCTTCAGAAAACAGCCACGGTGTCGTATTCAGTGAACTTCATTCGGTCGCGTTATCCGATATTGATGGCGACGGACTGAAAGATATTGTGACTGGAAAAACCTATTGGTCGCACCACAAACAGAGTCCGATGTGGGACGCGGGGGCAGTCGTTTACTGGTTCAAACTGGATCGAAGTGGCGACTCCATTGAGTGGCTGCCATACCAAGCTGCTGCAGATCCTGGCATCGGACGGCAGATCACCATCGCCGATCTGAATGGTGATGACCGGCCTGATATCGTGGTGGGAGGCATGAAAGGAGCCCACGTGTTGGTGCATAAGACCGCTTCGGTATCGGAGTCAGAATGGAAACTCGCACAACCAAAGCGATACGACGGGCCTACGCTGCCGACGGTCGATTCGGCGAAGCGCTTGCGAGGTGAGAAGGTGGCACGAAATGGCGATCAATCGAATGTTGCGGACGCGATTGAAGGCGAGTCGTTGAAGGTTCAAGTTTCCAAGGGCTCCGCTGCCCCACAATCCATGTCGGGATTTGGCGGTGACCGATGGAGCGGTGATTCACAGTTATTCTGGCGTGGCGGACAACGAGGTGAGACATTGACAATATCGCTGCCAGAAACACAGGGAGATTGCAGCCTTTTCGCCTCGCTGACTTGCGCTCGTGACTACGGCATTGTGCAATTCTATGTCGACGATAAACCGCTTGGACAACCGATCGACCTATACGAACCGAATGTGGTGACCAGTGGTGAAATCCACTTGGGCGACTTTCAAGCGGGTGGAAAGCACCAGTTGAAGGTTCAGATCGTTGGTGCAAATCCCGATGCGGCGAAAGCCTATATGTTTGGTTTGGACTACTTGAAGGTCCAAGCAAAGAAGTAG
- a CDS encoding HD domain-containing phosphohydrolase: MNAPLVLDPQTQVGRSDNVPPGRIMIVDDERTNVEVAKRLLAQAGHEDFVTTTDSTLAINMLHTSEPDVVLLDINMPQIDGISILSQIRSVPKFRQLPVLILTANSHSEIKLRCLELGATDFLLKPIDPMELAPRVRNALQSKQYRDTLIKYTQNLENIVRKRTKQLEDTRRDAIHCLARAAELRDNDTGNHVIRVGRYAGIIARQLELPEDYIADLELAAQLHDVGKIAIPDSILLKPGKLEPEEYEVIQRHVKHGRQIIQPYIGREAETMRNHVQAGAEILSDENSLMRLAASIAQTHHEKYDGSGYPIGLAGDDIPIEGRITAVADVYDALSSERPYKKAMPREKCFRILEDGRGSHFDPKVLDAFFRGASEIVRVQVEFAD, from the coding sequence GTGAACGCCCCACTTGTGCTGGATCCTCAGACGCAGGTCGGACGCTCTGACAACGTGCCTCCGGGCCGAATCATGATTGTCGACGACGAACGAACCAACGTCGAAGTCGCCAAGCGGTTGCTCGCCCAGGCAGGTCACGAAGACTTTGTGACGACGACCGATTCGACGCTTGCGATCAACATGCTGCACACCAGCGAACCCGACGTGGTGCTACTGGATATCAACATGCCGCAGATCGATGGAATTTCCATTCTGTCGCAAATCCGTAGCGTTCCAAAGTTCCGACAACTGCCCGTTTTGATTCTTACCGCAAACAGTCACAGTGAGATCAAGCTACGCTGCTTGGAACTCGGCGCGACCGACTTTTTGCTGAAGCCAATCGACCCGATGGAGTTGGCTCCGCGGGTTCGCAATGCGCTTCAAAGCAAGCAGTATCGTGACACCTTGATCAAGTACACCCAGAACCTCGAAAACATCGTGCGTAAGCGTACGAAGCAGCTTGAGGATACTCGGCGCGATGCGATCCATTGCCTTGCCCGTGCTGCGGAACTTCGCGACAACGATACCGGCAATCACGTGATCCGTGTGGGCCGATATGCTGGCATCATTGCACGGCAATTGGAGCTTCCTGAGGACTACATTGCGGATTTGGAACTGGCCGCACAATTGCACGACGTCGGCAAGATAGCGATTCCCGATTCGATTCTGCTGAAGCCAGGAAAGCTGGAACCGGAGGAATATGAGGTTATCCAACGGCACGTCAAGCATGGTCGCCAGATCATTCAGCCCTACATCGGTCGAGAAGCCGAAACGATGCGCAACCACGTCCAAGCGGGCGCGGAAATCCTGTCGGATGAAAATTCGTTGATGCGGCTTGCGGCCAGTATCGCGCAAACGCACCACGAAAAATATGACGGTTCAGGATATCCGATCGGCCTCGCGGGCGATGATATTCCGATCGAAGGCCGGATTACAGCTGTCGCTGATGTCTACGACGCGCTTTCTTCAGAACGGCCCTACAAAAAAGCGATGCCCCGTGAAAAGTGCTTCCGTATTTTGGAGGACGGTCGCGGGAGCCATTTTGACCCGAAAGTCCTGGATGCATTCTTCCGCGGTGCATCCGAGATCGTTCGGGTCCAAGTTGAATTTGCCGACTAA
- a CDS encoding c-type cytochrome, with the protein MPRRPLEILKFLIAIVAISMVACGDRQAYAKLGVTPPEQFSVPEGFKVELIYDVPGREQGSWVSLTVDPQGRLVACDQDGALYRIDVSGDQPEIKKMDADIQSAQGLLFAFDSLYVNVNGRDQSKNGVYRLHDTNGDDNFDKVEHILPLNGGGEHGPHALILTQDGKRIITCGGNMTKLPENIARSRVPQVWDEDHLLGRMPDARGHASDRMAPGGWIGSFAPDGSDFELIATGFRNEYDIALNRAGDLFTYDADMEWDVGTPWYRPTRINHVISGGEFGWRNGTGKWPAYYPDSFGEAVNIGPGSPTGICFGYGAKFPAKYQNALFIADWSYGNIHAVELSADGSSYTGTYETFATAAPLPVTDMVVRPQDGALYFAVGGRKTQSGLYRIVYTGSEPTDAVTEPAKLTKQQARLTELRHKLEAYHVGDADKKAIGMAIKNLASKDRGVRFAARIALEHQKPNQWKGRIAKIENDHARILAVVALARTGKEADQSLAMEALDRCDWGGLTVQGKIDLLRAYGLVAIRLGAFNEEQQNAVATKIDSQFPSGDDNLDRELAQMLIYVNAPGADRHVIDAMATAPSQENQIFYALTLRDSAADWTEEEARDYFAWFRELQNARGGMSFGGFINNIKNASLEHLDPKLKESLDEVINPPKVEETASEQRAFVKKWTVDELLPAVEEARKADFSNGEKVFAAAQCYKCHRMGIQGGILGPDLTGAGGRFSPKDLLTSIIQPDQVISDQYGATQFLTDEGKIIVGRVVNMSGNRLRVMTNMLDPSSLTDVNRDTVEETRPSKTSMMPSGLLETFSDEEIADLVAYLRAGGNQAHAIYSQSKN; encoded by the coding sequence ATGCCGAGACGGCCCTTAGAAATCTTGAAGTTCTTGATTGCAATCGTTGCGATCAGCATGGTCGCATGTGGTGACCGGCAAGCCTATGCGAAGCTAGGTGTGACACCTCCGGAACAGTTCAGTGTTCCAGAGGGATTCAAAGTGGAACTGATCTATGATGTCCCCGGAAGAGAGCAGGGATCATGGGTTAGCTTGACGGTCGATCCGCAAGGCCGATTGGTCGCGTGTGACCAAGACGGTGCACTCTATCGAATTGATGTTTCTGGTGATCAACCGGAGATCAAAAAGATGGATGCGGACATTCAATCCGCTCAGGGTTTGCTATTCGCGTTCGACTCGCTGTATGTCAACGTCAACGGCCGCGACCAATCTAAAAATGGTGTTTACCGTCTTCACGATACCAACGGCGACGACAACTTTGACAAGGTCGAACACATCTTGCCACTTAACGGTGGCGGTGAGCATGGGCCCCACGCTTTAATCCTGACGCAGGATGGAAAGCGAATCATTACCTGCGGCGGCAACATGACCAAGTTGCCTGAGAACATCGCCCGCAGCCGTGTTCCGCAAGTTTGGGACGAAGATCACCTGCTCGGTCGCATGCCTGACGCGCGAGGTCACGCGAGCGATCGCATGGCACCCGGCGGTTGGATCGGATCGTTCGCACCAGACGGCAGTGATTTTGAATTGATCGCGACCGGTTTCCGCAACGAGTACGACATCGCACTCAATCGCGCCGGCGATCTATTCACCTATGATGCCGATATGGAATGGGATGTCGGCACGCCATGGTATCGTCCGACTCGAATCAATCATGTGATCAGTGGTGGCGAGTTTGGATGGCGAAACGGTACAGGGAAGTGGCCGGCCTACTATCCCGATTCGTTTGGTGAAGCGGTCAATATTGGCCCCGGTTCGCCAACGGGAATCTGTTTCGGTTATGGTGCAAAGTTTCCCGCGAAGTACCAAAACGCGTTGTTCATTGCTGACTGGAGCTATGGAAACATCCACGCGGTCGAATTGTCAGCCGACGGCAGCTCCTACACAGGAACATACGAAACATTCGCAACCGCTGCACCTTTGCCAGTGACAGACATGGTTGTTCGCCCACAAGACGGTGCCCTGTACTTTGCAGTCGGCGGTCGAAAAACGCAAAGTGGTCTGTACCGAATTGTATACACCGGTAGTGAGCCCACCGATGCGGTGACAGAACCAGCGAAGTTGACAAAACAACAAGCTCGCTTGACCGAGCTGCGTCACAAGTTGGAAGCCTACCATGTCGGTGATGCTGATAAGAAGGCCATCGGAATGGCCATCAAGAATCTGGCTTCAAAAGATCGCGGCGTGCGTTTTGCCGCACGTATCGCTTTGGAACACCAAAAGCCGAACCAATGGAAAGGTCGAATTGCGAAGATCGAAAATGATCACGCGAGAATTCTAGCGGTCGTCGCACTTGCTCGAACGGGTAAGGAGGCCGACCAATCGTTGGCAATGGAAGCACTGGATCGTTGCGACTGGGGCGGATTGACCGTCCAAGGCAAAATCGATTTGTTGCGAGCCTACGGTTTGGTTGCTATTCGATTGGGCGCATTCAACGAGGAACAGCAAAACGCGGTTGCCACCAAGATCGATAGTCAATTTCCCTCCGGTGATGACAACCTTGATCGTGAATTAGCCCAAATGCTGATCTATGTGAATGCACCGGGAGCTGACCGCCACGTGATCGATGCGATGGCGACGGCACCTAGCCAAGAGAATCAGATCTTCTACGCACTCACTCTACGTGATTCCGCCGCGGACTGGACCGAAGAAGAAGCTCGCGATTATTTCGCATGGTTTCGCGAACTGCAAAACGCGCGAGGCGGAATGTCGTTTGGTGGTTTCATCAACAACATCAAGAATGCTTCTCTGGAACACTTGGATCCGAAGTTGAAAGAGTCACTTGATGAAGTGATCAATCCACCCAAGGTCGAAGAAACGGCCAGCGAGCAACGAGCGTTTGTCAAAAAATGGACCGTCGATGAGTTGCTTCCTGCAGTTGAAGAAGCTCGCAAAGCTGACTTTTCAAATGGCGAGAAGGTCTTCGCCGCGGCACAATGTTACAAGTGCCACCGAATGGGGATTCAAGGTGGGATCCTTGGACCAGATTTGACGGGAGCGGGCGGCCGGTTCTCACCAAAGGATCTGCTCACCTCGATCATTCAACCAGACCAGGTGATCAGTGACCAATACGGTGCGACTCAATTCTTGACTGACGAAGGCAAGATCATCGTCGGGCGAGTTGTCAACATGAGCGGTAACCGTTTGCGGGTGATGACGAACATGCTTGATCCATCATCTTTGACAGATGTCAATCGCGACACCGTCGAAGAGACTCGCCCGAGCAAAACCAGCATGATGCCATCTGGATTGCTCGAGACTTTCTCCGATGAAGAGATCGCCGACTTGGTCGCCTATCTGCGTGCGGGTGGTAATCAAGCCCACGCGATCTATTCGCAAAGCAAGAACTGA
- a CDS encoding DinB family protein, with protein sequence MSTVDYIRRSLETSRMITLALIDDLKETPFQPPTSNGGNTPMWILGHLTYAEANIVEHIIKGNDNPLIDWKPVFGARQDPPTDESVYPSWDEVRTKFDAVRTQTLALLEGLSDSDLDSPTKNCPEGREMMFGTIGGCCMMMTMHPLMHYGQLADSRRMLGRQPLQA encoded by the coding sequence ATGTCGACTGTTGACTACATCCGCCGAAGCCTTGAAACCAGCCGCATGATTACGCTGGCGTTGATCGATGATTTGAAGGAGACACCGTTTCAGCCGCCAACGTCCAACGGCGGCAATACACCGATGTGGATCCTTGGGCACCTGACCTATGCCGAGGCAAACATTGTCGAGCATATTATTAAAGGAAACGACAACCCACTGATTGACTGGAAACCAGTCTTCGGTGCTCGCCAGGATCCGCCAACTGATGAAAGCGTCTATCCATCGTGGGACGAAGTAAGAACCAAGTTTGATGCCGTTCGCACGCAGACGTTGGCGTTACTGGAAGGGCTCAGCGATTCCGACTTAGATTCGCCGACAAAAAACTGCCCCGAAGGACGCGAAATGATGTTTGGAACGATCGGCGGCTGCTGCATGATGATGACAATGCATCCGCTCATGCATTACGGACAGCTGGCCGATTCACGTCGTATGCTTGGACGGCAACCGCTGCAAGCGTAA
- a CDS encoding NADP-dependent isocitrate dehydrogenase → MSDEASSIVYTFTDEAPALATFSWLPIVQAFTNAAGVTVTTKDISLAGRILANFPESLESSQQVEDALAILGEMAKTPDANIIKLPNISASIPQLTAAIKELQDAGFKVPDYPADPQTDEQKGIRDRYAKVLGSAVNPVLREGNSDRRVAAAVKNYAKANPHSMGAWTSDSPSHVASMSDGDFYGSEKSAVIESAGSLTIDHVAADGTKTALRKPVPVDAGEVVDASVMSIAALREFYKTEIADAKKSGILLSLHLKATMMKVSDPILFGHAVEVYFADVLDKHAETLKKAGFSSRNGMASLDKVLESLPAESAAEIKSDIASAYESGPDLAMVDSDRGITNLHVPSDVIIDASMPAAIRSSGMMWGPDGKLHPTKAMIPDRSYAGVYQTVIDFCKANGAFDVTTMGSVSNVGLMAKKAEEYGSHDKTFEIPADGTVVVSDADGNTIFEHAVKAGDIWRMCQTKDVAIRDWVRLGVERARLTGATAVFWLDSNRAHDSNLIAKTREYLKDHDTDGLDIQIMDTIDATQLACERAKDGKDTIAVTGNVLRDYLTDLFPILELGTSAKMLSIVPLLAGGGLFETGAGGSAPKHVQQFVSEGHLRWDSLGEFLALAVSLEDLARKTDNGKAGVLAAALDRGTETFLQEDKSPKRKVGELDTRGSHYYMALYWAESLASQTDDPELASKFTDIATALRDNEEKIVGELSNAQGAAVDLGGYFLTDCKKASDAMRPSETLNGIVANLTQ, encoded by the coding sequence ATGTCTGACGAAGCATCCAGTATTGTTTACACCTTCACCGATGAAGCGCCAGCGTTGGCGACTTTCTCTTGGCTCCCGATCGTGCAGGCGTTCACAAACGCCGCCGGTGTCACAGTCACCACGAAAGACATCTCTCTTGCCGGACGCATCTTGGCGAACTTTCCGGAATCCTTGGAAAGCTCGCAGCAAGTTGAAGACGCACTGGCAATTCTTGGTGAAATGGCCAAGACACCCGATGCGAACATAATCAAGCTTCCCAATATCAGCGCCTCGATTCCTCAGCTAACCGCCGCGATCAAAGAGCTGCAAGACGCAGGCTTTAAAGTCCCAGACTATCCTGCTGATCCGCAAACCGACGAACAGAAAGGCATTCGTGATCGCTACGCCAAAGTGCTTGGCAGCGCAGTCAATCCTGTTCTCCGCGAAGGGAATAGTGATCGTCGAGTTGCAGCGGCCGTTAAAAACTATGCCAAAGCAAACCCGCACTCGATGGGGGCATGGACCAGTGACTCCCCTTCACACGTTGCCAGCATGTCGGATGGTGACTTCTATGGCAGTGAAAAATCGGCCGTCATCGAGTCCGCTGGCAGTCTGACTATCGATCATGTTGCCGCTGACGGGACCAAAACGGCGCTGCGAAAACCGGTTCCGGTCGACGCTGGCGAAGTCGTTGACGCATCCGTGATGAGCATCGCTGCACTGCGAGAGTTCTATAAGACCGAAATTGCCGACGCGAAGAAGTCTGGCATCCTGCTCTCGTTGCATCTCAAAGCGACGATGATGAAGGTCTCCGATCCGATCCTATTTGGACATGCTGTCGAAGTCTATTTTGCGGATGTCCTCGACAAGCACGCTGAGACATTGAAGAAAGCCGGCTTCAGCTCCCGTAACGGGATGGCATCACTCGATAAAGTGCTTGAAAGCCTGCCTGCCGAATCCGCTGCAGAGATTAAATCGGATATTGCGAGCGCCTACGAATCTGGCCCAGACCTGGCAATGGTCGATTCGGACCGCGGCATCACCAACCTGCATGTGCCAAGCGACGTGATCATCGATGCATCAATGCCCGCTGCGATCCGATCGTCAGGAATGATGTGGGGACCGGACGGAAAACTGCACCCGACAAAAGCGATGATCCCCGATCGCTCCTACGCAGGCGTGTATCAAACCGTCATTGACTTTTGCAAAGCAAATGGCGCGTTCGATGTCACGACCATGGGTAGCGTCAGCAACGTCGGGTTGATGGCGAAGAAGGCCGAAGAATATGGCTCGCACGACAAGACATTTGAAATCCCAGCCGACGGAACGGTGGTCGTCAGCGACGCTGATGGCAACACCATATTCGAACATGCAGTCAAAGCAGGCGACATTTGGCGTATGTGCCAAACCAAAGACGTCGCCATTCGGGATTGGGTCCGCTTGGGCGTTGAACGAGCTCGATTGACCGGTGCAACCGCAGTGTTCTGGTTGGACAGCAACCGAGCCCACGACAGCAATCTTATCGCGAAGACCCGCGAGTATTTGAAAGATCACGATACCGATGGTTTGGACATCCAAATCATGGACACGATCGATGCGACACAACTGGCCTGTGAGCGAGCCAAAGATGGTAAAGATACGATCGCGGTCACTGGCAATGTGCTTCGGGATTACCTCACCGACCTGTTCCCGATTTTGGAACTCGGTACCAGTGCGAAGATGCTCTCCATCGTTCCACTGCTAGCCGGTGGCGGGCTGTTCGAAACAGGCGCTGGCGGATCAGCTCCCAAGCACGTTCAACAGTTTGTCTCCGAAGGCCACCTTCGTTGGGACTCGCTAGGCGAATTCCTTGCTTTGGCGGTATCGCTGGAGGACTTGGCACGGAAAACTGACAATGGCAAAGCCGGCGTCTTGGCCGCGGCGCTGGATCGAGGTACCGAGACGTTCCTTCAAGAGGACAAATCACCTAAACGAAAAGTCGGTGAACTAGATACCCGTGGCAGCCACTACTACATGGCGTTGTACTGGGCCGAGTCCTTGGCCTCGCAGACTGATGACCCAGAATTGGCAAGCAAGTTCACTGATATCGCGACCGCACTTCGCGACAACGAAGAAAAAATCGTTGGCGAACTAAGCAACGCCCAAGGGGCTGCGGTTGACCTAGGAGGCTACTTCCTTACCGATTGTAAGAAAGCGTCTGACGCGATGCGACCAAGCGAAACGCTGAACGGGATCGTCGCGAATCTGACGCAATAG
- a CDS encoding sugar phosphate isomerase/epimerase family protein, with protein MKSCITISLVEEARGGPFVLWDGLEDSIRFAGDLGFDAVEIFAPSIQALKLDSLGNWLDSAGVKLATLGTGAGWVKHRLQLADADASKRQEAQAFVRSIIDAAGPLGAMAIIGSMQGRSDDKVDSETALKYLAEALEDGGEHARQYGVPLIYEPLNRYETNQCCTVESGVKLLQSLQTDNVRLLCDLFHMNIEESDVAQGILIGDKLIGHVHFVDSNRRPVGYGHMQYVTIIDALREIGYDGYLCAEAFPWPDPHEAARQTMRAYQYWTARR; from the coding sequence ATGAAGTCTTGTATTACCATCTCCCTGGTCGAAGAGGCTCGGGGTGGACCTTTCGTGCTTTGGGACGGTCTTGAAGATTCGATCCGTTTTGCTGGGGACCTCGGTTTTGATGCCGTCGAAATTTTTGCCCCCTCGATCCAAGCGTTAAAGCTTGATTCACTGGGCAACTGGCTGGATTCGGCAGGCGTCAAGTTGGCCACCCTGGGAACCGGAGCCGGTTGGGTAAAGCACCGCCTTCAGCTGGCCGATGCTGACGCTTCGAAACGCCAAGAGGCTCAGGCGTTTGTGAGAAGTATCATTGACGCAGCGGGGCCATTGGGAGCAATGGCAATTATCGGTTCGATGCAGGGACGCAGCGACGATAAAGTCGATTCAGAAACCGCATTGAAGTACCTAGCCGAGGCCTTGGAAGACGGCGGTGAACACGCGCGACAATATGGTGTCCCGCTAATCTATGAACCGCTAAATCGGTACGAAACGAATCAGTGCTGTACCGTCGAATCCGGGGTGAAGCTGCTTCAGTCGCTTCAAACGGATAACGTTCGGCTACTATGCGATTTGTTTCACATGAATATCGAAGAGTCCGATGTCGCGCAAGGAATTTTGATTGGCGACAAGTTGATCGGACACGTGCACTTCGTCGACAGCAACCGCCGACCGGTTGGCTACGGACACATGCAATACGTGACGATCATCGACGCCTTGCGAGAGATTGGCTACGACGGGTATCTGTGTGCCGAAGCGTTTCCTTGGCCCGATCCCCACGAAGCGGCACGTCAGACGATGCGGGCGTATCAGTACTGGACCGCCCGACGATAG